Proteins encoded within one genomic window of Trichoderma asperellum chromosome 2, complete sequence:
- a CDS encoding uncharacterized protein (EggNog:ENOG41) codes for MTNCLHRRTDESHAPLKLALETQQTAWKINQRPKDLDNDQLLMIPLTSPPIKSITLKFPHGKEVVARNMKGLTIGDALSAIHKANKNRADDELDNPYLKGFAWEEGVNYFEVHLQSQPATGMSSGGGGGKKKKKNKDADE; via the exons ATGACCAATTGCTTACACCGTCGAACAGACGAAAGCCATGCACCTCTGAAGCTGGCTTTGGAGACACAGCAGACTGCCTG GAAAATAAATCAACGGCCAAAGGATCTTGACAATGATCAACTGCTTATGATTCCCCTAACATCGCCTCCTATCAAGAGCATAACATTAAAATTCCCGCATGGCAAGGAGGTCGTGGCACGAAACATGAAGGGCCTGACAATAGGTGACGCATTGTCAGCCATCCACAAGGCAAACAAGAACAGA GCTGATGATGAGTTGGATAACCCATACCTGAAGGGTTTCGCATGGGAAGAAGGCGTCAACTACTTTGAAGTTCACCTACAAAGCCAACCTGCAACGGGCATGtcaagcggcggcggcggtggcaagaagaagaagaagaacaaggacgCTGACGAGTAA
- a CDS encoding uncharacterized protein (EggNog:ENOG41), which translates to MSEPLTKVDSAVQGLSSSPPKEKGHRRTSSSAAGVMTINEINESHAPLKLALETQQTAWKINQRPKDLDNDQLLMIPLTSPPIKSITLKFPHGKEVVARNMKGLTIGDALSAIHKANKNRADDELDNPYLKGFAWEEGVNYFEVHLQSQPATGMSSGGGGGKKKKKNKDADE; encoded by the exons ATGTCTGAACCTCTCACCAAGGTCGATTCTGCCGTCCAAGGCCTGTCATCATCACCGCccaaagaaaagggccaCCGGAGAACAAGCTCTAGTGCGGCTGGTGTCATGACAATCAACGAAATCA ACGAAAGCCATGCACCTCTGAAGCTGGCTTTGGAGACACAGCAGACTGCCTG GAAAATAAATCAACGGCCAAAGGATCTTGACAATGATCAACTGCTTATGATTCCCCTAACATCGCCTCCTATCAAGAGCATAACATTAAAATTCCCGCATGGCAAGGAGGTCGTGGCACGAAACATGAAGGGCCTGACAATAGGTGACGCATTGTCAGCCATCCACAAGGCAAACAAGAACAGA GCTGATGATGAGTTGGATAACCCATACCTGAAGGGTTTCGCATGGGAAGAAGGCGTCAACTACTTTGAAGTTCACCTACAAAGCCAACCTGCAACGGGCATGtcaagcggcggcggcggtggcaagaagaagaagaagaacaaggacgCTGACGAGTAA